A portion of the uncultured Bacteroides sp. genome contains these proteins:
- a CDS encoding glycoside hydrolase family 20 zincin-like fold domain-containing protein translates to MGVFLLCSCGEKTVSIITTPNATNRALFGAEQLKTTLEQSGYKVDWRTDANGKKLKGKTIFINQAADSITKKEGFRITTNGNFTELTGQDGNGVIYACRELIDHINNNKNLNFPTSMTDAPEMVLRGSCVGLQKTTYLPGHGVYEYPYTPENFPWFYDKAQWLKYLDMLVANRMNTLYLWNGHPFSSLVKLKEYPFALEVSEETFKKNEEMFSFLTKEADKRGIFVIQMFYNILLSKPFADHYGLKTQDRNRPITPLISDYTRKSIAAFIEKYPNVGLLVCLGEAMDTYEDDVEWFTKTIIPGVKDGLKALGRTDEPPILLRAHDTDCKMVMDAALPLYKNLYTMHKYNGESLTTYEPRGPWAKIHKDLSELGTIHISNVHILANLEPFRWSSPDFVQKAVNAMHNVHGVNALHLYPQASYWDWPYTADKLPDGKREFQLDRDWMWYKTWARYAWNCHRDRKDEVSYWDSQLSEYYGTDSVASREILEAYEQSGEIAPKLLRRFGITEGNRQTLLLGMFMSQLVNPYKYTIYPGFYESCGPEGEKLIEYVEKEWKKQPHVGELPLDIIAQVIEHGDKAVTAIDKAAANVTKNKEEFERLQNDMHCYREFAYAFNLKVKAAKLVLDYQWGKDLKNLDAAIPLMEEGLVHYRKLVDLTKDHYYYANSMQTAQRRIPIGGDDGKNKTWVEMLVHYEKELANFKANLAMLKEKESGKTVAAEVKIASLTQGNVTLLSKPSVVKLTQGASLFSNVPGKVEALAPELEGLSAFNLNGDRQREVGTMIEFEAHEPVQLLVGYFRDDQKKYAKAPKLEIDAAANDYGQAEPKLTNAIRIDGMPLADVHAYSFAVGKHQLLLPKGYLLVFGFTNKEITPRNAALAGAEETMDWLFY, encoded by the coding sequence ATGGGAGTATTCCTGCTTTGCTCGTGCGGAGAAAAAACTGTAAGTATTATAACTACCCCGAATGCTACCAATCGTGCGCTGTTTGGAGCCGAACAATTAAAAACAACACTTGAACAATCGGGCTACAAAGTGGATTGGCGTACGGATGCGAATGGTAAAAAACTAAAAGGAAAAACGATCTTTATTAATCAGGCAGCGGATTCCATTACTAAAAAGGAGGGTTTCCGTATTACTACCAACGGCAATTTTACTGAACTTACGGGACAAGATGGTAACGGTGTTATCTATGCTTGCCGTGAATTGATTGACCATATAAACAATAATAAGAACCTGAATTTCCCTACTTCAATGACCGATGCACCCGAGATGGTGCTTCGTGGTTCGTGCGTAGGTTTGCAAAAAACAACTTATCTGCCCGGGCATGGTGTGTACGAATATCCTTATACTCCCGAAAACTTCCCTTGGTTTTATGACAAGGCACAGTGGCTAAAGTATCTCGATATGTTGGTGGCTAACCGTATGAATACGCTCTACCTATGGAATGGGCATCCGTTTTCTTCATTGGTGAAGTTGAAGGAGTATCCTTTTGCGCTGGAGGTAAGCGAGGAGACATTTAAGAAGAATGAAGAGATGTTCTCGTTTCTGACCAAGGAAGCCGATAAAAGAGGTATCTTTGTTATTCAGATGTTCTATAATATTTTGTTGTCAAAGCCTTTTGCTGATCATTATGGACTGAAAACGCAAGATCGTAACCGTCCTATCACACCGCTTATCAGCGATTATACCCGCAAGTCGATCGCTGCTTTTATAGAGAAATACCCCAATGTGGGGTTGCTTGTTTGCCTGGGTGAGGCAATGGATACGTATGAGGATGATGTGGAATGGTTTACGAAAACGATTATTCCGGGTGTGAAGGATGGCTTGAAGGCACTTGGTCGCACGGATGAACCTCCTATCTTACTTCGTGCACACGATACTGACTGCAAGATGGTGATGGACGCTGCTTTGCCATTATATAAGAATTTATATACGATGCATAAGTACAATGGTGAGTCTCTTACCACGTATGAACCTCGTGGCCCATGGGCTAAGATTCATAAGGATTTGAGCGAACTGGGAACGATTCATATTAGTAATGTGCATATTCTGGCTAATCTGGAACCGTTTCGCTGGAGCTCTCCCGATTTTGTTCAGAAAGCTGTAAATGCGATGCACAATGTTCATGGTGTCAATGCGTTGCACCTTTACCCTCAGGCTTCTTACTGGGATTGGCCGTATACGGCTGATAAATTGCCGGATGGCAAACGTGAGTTTCAGCTGGATCGTGACTGGATGTGGTACAAGACTTGGGCCAGATATGCTTGGAATTGTCACCGTGACCGTAAGGATGAAGTGTCTTACTGGGATAGTCAGTTGAGTGAGTATTACGGGACTGATTCGGTAGCCTCACGTGAAATTCTGGAAGCGTATGAGCAATCGGGTGAAATCGCTCCGAAGTTGCTTCGTCGTTTCGGTATTACAGAGGGTAACAGACAGACATTACTGTTGGGAATGTTTATGAGCCAATTGGTCAACCCATATAAATATACCATCTATCCGGGATTCTATGAGAGTTGCGGACCGGAAGGAGAAAAGCTCATTGAGTATGTGGAGAAGGAGTGGAAGAAACAACCGCACGTAGGTGAGTTGCCGCTTGATATTATTGCTCAGGTGATTGAGCATGGCGATAAGGCTGTGACTGCTATTGATAAGGCTGCTGCAAATGTAACTAAAAATAAGGAGGAGTTTGAGCGTCTTCAAAATGATATGCATTGCTATAGGGAATTTGCGTATGCTTTCAACCTGAAGGTGAAAGCGGCTAAGTTGGTGCTCGACTATCAATGGGGAAAGGATTTGAAGAACCTTGATGCAGCGATACCTTTGATGGAAGAGGGGCTTGTTCACTATCGCAAGTTGGTGGATTTGACGAAGGATCATTATTACTATGCGAACAGTATGCAGACGGCTCAGCGTCGTATTCCTATTGGAGGAGATGATGGCAAGAATAAAACATGGGTGGAGATGTTGGTACATTACGAAAAGGAATTGGCCAACTTTAAAGCAAACTTGGCTATGCTGAAGGAGAAAGAAAGCGGTAAAACGGTTGCGGCTGAAGTGAAAATTGCTTCACTTACTCAGGGGAACGTTACTTTGTTAAGCAAACCATCTGTGGTGAAGTTGACCCAAGGGGCTTCGTTATTCTCTAACGTACCGGGTAAGGTGGAAGCTTTGGCTCCTGAATTGGAAGGACTTTCTGCTTTCAATCTGAATGGCGACAGGCAGCGTGAAGTGGGAACGATGATTGAGTTCGAAGCTCATGAACCCGTTCAATTGCTGGTTGGCTATTTTCGTGATGACCAAAAGAAATATGCCAAAGCACCGAAACTAGAAATAGATGCTGCCGCTAATGACTATGGACAAGCAGAGCCGAAGTTGACGAATGCTATTCGCATTGACGGTATGCCTTTGGCTGATGTACATGCTTATAGCTTTGCAGTTGGCAAACATCAATTGCTTTTGCCTAAAGGGTACTTGTTGGTGTTTGGATTTACAAATAAAGAGATTACTCCTCGCAATGCTGCTTTGGCAGGAGCGGAGGAAACAATGGACTGGTTGTTTTACTAG
- a CDS encoding histidine kinase, translating to MMIVIMIILLSVQSSLCSVFWEEWVLDEQMKMAEWRINAIGVVFSLMVSAVHTIYYMIKQWRHSLEETTHLQFKAMEFKEVAMQAELQALKSQLNPHFMFNNFSVLSELIDIDKEAASVFLSKLSKVYRYMIHNQKRDLIFLNEEIEFVRAYFHLMHIRHQDNVNLEINIDKEALKMYIPPITVQLLIENAIKHNVASKDRPLMIKITTQNDNLIVANNLQLIANVFPSTGVGLKNIKDRYNIFGSERKPSATTSEKEYSVCLPLFNFNMFNDESSDN from the coding sequence ATGATGATAGTAATTATGATTATTCTTTTATCTGTGCAATCTTCATTATGTTCTGTCTTTTGGGAAGAATGGGTGTTGGATGAACAAATGAAGATGGCAGAATGGCGTATCAATGCTATCGGCGTTGTTTTTTCTTTGATGGTCAGTGCTGTACACACAATTTATTACATGATAAAACAGTGGAGGCACTCATTGGAAGAAACAACTCATCTTCAGTTCAAGGCAATGGAATTTAAGGAAGTGGCAATGCAAGCGGAACTGCAAGCTTTAAAAAGTCAGTTGAATCCTCATTTTATGTTCAATAATTTCAGTGTTTTATCGGAGCTTATAGATATAGATAAAGAAGCTGCATCTGTTTTTCTAAGTAAACTTTCTAAGGTATATCGCTATATGATTCACAATCAGAAAAGAGATTTAATATTTTTGAATGAAGAAATAGAATTCGTGAGAGCGTATTTTCACCTGATGCATATCCGGCATCAGGATAATGTGAACTTGGAGATTAATATAGACAAAGAAGCTTTGAAAATGTATATACCGCCCATCACAGTACAGTTATTGATAGAGAATGCTATAAAACACAATGTGGCCAGTAAAGATCGTCCCTTAATGATTAAAATTACAACTCAGAATGACAACTTGATTGTTGCCAATAACCTACAGTTGATAGCCAATGTTTTTCCATCTACAGGCGTAGGTCTTAAAAATATTAAAGACAGATATAACATCTTTGGATCGGAGAGAAAACCTTCTGCGACTACGTCCGAAAAAGAATACTCTGTATGCCTACCTTTGTTTAATTTTAATATGTTCAACGATGAAAGTTCTGATAATTGA
- a CDS encoding efflux RND transporter permease subunit yields MLQKIINRPVLATVVSIILVFLGVISLTRLPITRFPDVAPPTVSVSGTYPGGNSESVSRSVIIPLEEAINGVENMDYITSSAGNDGSFSITIIFKLGTNPDQAAVNVQNRVSQVNSLIPAEVTKAGITTSKRQNSNIMQFNLVSNDASKYDELFLQNYAKINLIPAIKRISGIGEVQLYGVKDYSMRIWLDPQKMTVHKLTPTDIEAAIGNASFEASPGTLGMESEAPMQYVIKYSGKLNDPKRFEQIVIKAKEDGSMLRLKDVGRVEFGSSSYSGDSKQDGMPAVTLSIQQISGSNANEIVTHVNEALEHANQSFPSGISCSVISSSKDKLDQSISQIKKTLIEAFFLVFIVVFIFLQDIRSTIIPAIAVPVSIVGTFFLLQLVGFSINVLTLFALVLAIGIVVDDAIVVVEAVHSKIAHEKLDKKSATKAAMSEISSAIISITLVMTAVFLPVAFMEGPAGIFYKQFALTLAFAILISALNALTLSPALCALFLNDKHEEGDTESPNLKKRFFNAFNVGFKVLSDKYIHTVSFTLRKKWLSLGALGIITALAFFMMSRSPKDFIPMEDDGLITYSLSLPSGTNLQYTTEVVSRIDSIIKTMPSVDNVTSITGFNILSLGAGSSYALGFTKLKLPKERGKIQNMDEIIEKMNAKLSVIKEGELNLFRTPPVDGFGTIGGAELVLQDKTGEDISKFNDMAQGIIANLQEDPSVAVAFTSFRSDYPQFEVVLDEDKAYQLNTTPREVLSTLSLFYGGSQASDFVRYGKFYRVNIKAEGQYRMDEQSLSQVYVRNSKNEMIPISTLVKLNKVYGPDNVTRYNLFNSITVNVMPAAGYSNGQVIENAEKLLKEKLPEGYGFEWSGLSREEKKAGNQMAFILALCIAFTYLLLAAQYESYILPLAVILSIPTGLFGVYLFTGMAGISNNIYVQIGIIMLIGLLAKNAILIVEFAVQARKKGAPVIASAREGARLRFRPILMTSLAFIIGLVPLVFATGPAAVGNHSISIGTIGGMLSGVVIGLLFIPVLYVVFQLIHDKITGKKIMK; encoded by the coding sequence ATGTTACAAAAGATAATTAATAGACCGGTACTGGCTACCGTTGTTTCTATTATATTAGTATTCTTAGGAGTCATCAGTCTCACCAGATTGCCTATTACGCGATTCCCAGATGTTGCACCCCCTACTGTATCTGTTTCGGGTACGTATCCGGGCGGAAACAGTGAGAGCGTTTCTCGTTCCGTTATTATTCCGTTGGAAGAGGCTATTAACGGTGTAGAAAATATGGATTACATAACCTCTTCGGCAGGAAATGACGGTAGTTTTTCTATCACTATCATTTTCAAGTTGGGAACAAATCCCGATCAGGCTGCTGTTAATGTACAAAACCGGGTTTCACAGGTAAACAGTTTAATTCCTGCAGAGGTCACTAAAGCGGGTATCACTACATCCAAAAGGCAAAATAGTAACATTATGCAGTTTAATTTGGTTAGCAATGATGCGTCCAAATACGATGAGTTGTTTCTGCAAAACTATGCAAAAATAAACCTGATACCGGCCATTAAACGTATTTCAGGTATTGGGGAGGTTCAATTATATGGAGTAAAAGATTATTCAATGAGAATCTGGCTTGATCCTCAGAAAATGACAGTTCATAAACTGACTCCTACAGATATTGAAGCAGCAATTGGCAATGCCAGTTTTGAAGCTTCGCCCGGTACATTGGGTATGGAATCTGAGGCTCCGATGCAGTACGTTATTAAATATTCAGGGAAATTGAATGACCCTAAAAGATTCGAACAGATTGTTATAAAAGCAAAGGAAGACGGATCTATGCTGCGATTAAAAGATGTAGGGAGAGTTGAGTTTGGATCATCATCTTATAGTGGGGATAGCAAACAGGATGGCATGCCTGCTGTAACATTAAGTATTCAACAAATAAGTGGTTCCAATGCCAATGAGATTGTAACTCATGTAAATGAAGCATTAGAGCACGCTAATCAAAGTTTCCCTTCAGGAATAAGCTGTTCGGTTATATCAAGTTCGAAGGATAAGCTAGACCAGTCTATCAGCCAAATAAAAAAGACCTTGATAGAGGCCTTTTTTCTGGTATTTATCGTTGTGTTCATCTTTTTACAAGATATTCGTTCTACTATTATACCAGCTATTGCTGTCCCAGTTTCTATTGTAGGCACATTTTTTCTGTTGCAGCTTGTAGGCTTTTCAATTAATGTACTAACGTTGTTTGCTCTGGTACTAGCTATCGGCATTGTGGTTGATGATGCGATTGTGGTTGTAGAGGCTGTGCATTCAAAAATTGCACATGAGAAGCTAGACAAAAAGTCGGCTACCAAAGCGGCGATGAGTGAAATATCGTCGGCTATTATTTCCATTACGTTGGTTATGACAGCTGTATTTCTTCCTGTTGCTTTCATGGAAGGCCCTGCCGGCATTTTCTACAAACAATTTGCTTTGACACTGGCATTTGCCATTTTGATTTCTGCACTTAATGCTCTTACATTGAGTCCGGCACTGTGTGCATTGTTCCTAAATGATAAACATGAAGAAGGTGACACGGAAAGTCCTAATTTGAAGAAAAGATTCTTTAATGCATTTAATGTAGGCTTCAAAGTGCTGAGCGATAAATATATACATACTGTGTCGTTTACTTTAAGAAAGAAATGGCTGAGTTTGGGTGCATTGGGTATAATCACTGCTCTGGCTTTCTTTATGATGAGCCGCTCTCCTAAAGATTTTATTCCCATGGAAGACGATGGCCTAATTACATATAGTCTTTCTCTTCCTTCAGGAACAAATTTGCAATACACAACGGAGGTTGTAAGCCGCATTGATAGCATTATAAAAACTATGCCATCGGTGGATAATGTAACCAGTATAACAGGATTCAATATACTTAGCTTAGGTGCCGGTTCTTCATACGCATTAGGGTTTACTAAGCTGAAATTACCTAAGGAACGAGGTAAAATTCAAAATATGGATGAGATTATAGAGAAAATGAATGCTAAGCTTTCAGTAATCAAAGAGGGAGAATTGAACTTATTTCGTACACCTCCGGTGGATGGTTTCGGTACAATTGGCGGTGCAGAATTAGTTTTACAAGACAAAACAGGAGAAGACATTAGCAAATTCAATGATATGGCTCAGGGGATTATAGCCAATTTACAAGAGGATCCTTCAGTGGCAGTTGCTTTTACGTCGTTTCGAAGTGATTATCCTCAATTTGAGGTTGTATTAGATGAAGATAAGGCATATCAACTCAATACGACTCCGCGAGAGGTGTTAAGTACTCTTTCACTCTTTTATGGAGGAAGTCAGGCTAGTGATTTTGTACGGTATGGGAAGTTTTATCGGGTTAATATAAAGGCTGAGGGACAATACAGAATGGACGAACAGTCGCTTAGTCAAGTCTATGTCAGGAATTCGAAAAATGAAATGATTCCCATCAGTACCTTGGTAAAGCTAAATAAAGTTTATGGTCCCGATAACGTAACCCGATACAATTTGTTTAATAGTATAACAGTAAATGTGATGCCGGCAGCCGGATACAGCAATGGGCAAGTTATTGAAAATGCTGAGAAGTTATTGAAAGAAAAGCTACCGGAAGGATATGGTTTTGAATGGAGCGGATTAAGCAGGGAAGAAAAGAAAGCCGGTAATCAAATGGCCTTTATACTAGCTCTTTGTATTGCATTCACTTATCTTTTATTAGCAGCGCAATACGAAAGTTATATACTGCCTTTGGCTGTGATATTATCTATCCCTACAGGTTTGTTCGGAGTGTATTTATTTACGGGGATGGCAGGGATTTCTAATAATATTTACGTGCAAATTGGTATAATCATGCTGATTGGATTGCTCGCAAAAAATGCAATCCTGATTGTGGAATTTGCTGTTCAGGCAAGAAAGAAAGGAGCTCCGGTTATAGCATCGGCGCGTGAAGGAGCCAGATTGCGTTTCCGACCTATTTTAATGACCTCTTTAGCATTTATCATAGGTTTGGTTCCGCTAGTGTTTGCAACCGGTCCGGCAGCCGTAGGAAATCATTCCATTAGTATCGGAACGATTGGCGGAATGCTTAGCGGTGTGGTTATCGGTTTGTTGTTTATCCCTGTTTTATATGTAGTATTTCAATTGATACACGATAAAATTACGGGCAAAAAAATCATGAAGTAA
- a CDS encoding efflux transporter outer membrane subunit gives MRLKFKYICSVCLFLIVTSCKVGRHYSRPQLELPNSFKGEAGLFGNHSADTVILKPAKFFKNKTLLILLDSAFSKNSDLLTAVKNLELAESRLRVAKLDFLPDLNLRLNNNYTKASKNSAVGQSAALGQSPSHRESQDYNASLGLNWDVDIWGKIRRGKEEAVAAYLESGEARKAVQTKLVMDVAKGYYNLLILDEQHKVAMESKNLSDSTLAITRVQYQIDEASQLGLSQVEAQVKENQVLLSQIEQNISIQENALNVLCGSFASGVERELSVGGEFNVIPSDGYPVSVLTARPDIKALEYSLIAANARVGIAQANMYPALNISLTGGVNALEASDWFSVPASLFGTVAGSITQPIFQKGKLKAAYNQAKIEREKSVIAFRKGILDGYAQVSDALKNRLETRKQLLFAKEREEALWRGVRSADVLYKAGATNYLDVISVQSNYLQARLQVASFIKDQAVSNIELYYALGGGWK, from the coding sequence ATGAGATTAAAATTTAAATATATCTGTTCTGTGTGTCTTTTTTTGATTGTTACATCCTGTAAAGTTGGGCGGCATTATAGCCGCCCACAACTGGAATTACCAAATTCATTCAAGGGGGAAGCTGGCTTGTTTGGTAATCATTCGGCAGATACGGTAATTTTGAAACCTGCTAAGTTTTTTAAAAATAAAACATTATTGATTTTATTGGATTCAGCTTTTAGCAAAAATAGTGATCTGCTTACAGCTGTGAAGAATCTTGAATTGGCAGAGTCCAGATTAAGAGTTGCCAAACTAGATTTTTTGCCCGATTTGAATTTACGATTGAATAATAACTATACCAAAGCATCAAAAAATAGTGCGGTTGGGCAGAGTGCTGCTCTTGGTCAAAGCCCCAGTCATAGGGAAAGCCAAGATTACAACGCATCTTTGGGCTTAAATTGGGATGTTGATATCTGGGGAAAGATACGAAGAGGGAAAGAAGAAGCTGTTGCTGCATATTTAGAGAGCGGTGAAGCGAGAAAAGCTGTACAAACCAAGTTAGTTATGGATGTAGCAAAAGGTTATTATAACTTGCTGATACTGGATGAACAACACAAGGTGGCAATGGAAAGCAAAAATTTAAGTGACAGTACACTTGCAATCACACGTGTTCAATACCAAATAGATGAAGCCAGCCAATTAGGATTAAGTCAGGTTGAAGCACAGGTAAAGGAAAATCAAGTCTTACTCTCTCAGATTGAACAGAATATCAGCATACAAGAAAATGCGTTAAATGTATTATGCGGCAGTTTCGCGTCGGGTGTTGAAAGAGAATTATCAGTCGGAGGAGAGTTTAATGTGATTCCTTCTGACGGATATCCTGTTTCAGTGCTTACTGCCCGTCCCGATATAAAAGCTCTGGAATATTCCTTGATTGCGGCAAATGCCAGAGTTGGAATAGCACAGGCCAACATGTATCCTGCACTGAATATTTCTTTAACAGGAGGAGTCAATGCATTGGAGGCTTCTGACTGGTTCTCTGTTCCGGCTTCGCTATTCGGAACAGTGGCTGGAAGTATAACTCAACCCATATTTCAAAAAGGGAAGTTGAAAGCTGCATATAATCAGGCTAAAATAGAGAGAGAGAAAAGTGTCATTGCGTTTCGTAAGGGAATTCTTGATGGATATGCTCAGGTTTCGGATGCTTTAAAGAACAGACTTGAAACTAGAAAGCAACTTTTGTTTGCAAAAGAAAGAGAAGAAGCTCTTTGGCGGGGAGTGAGATCGGCAGATGTACTTTATAAAGCAGGTGCAACGAATTATTTGGATGTGATAAGTGTACAATCTAACTATTTACAAGCGCGTTTGCAGGTTGCTTCGTTTATAAAAGATCAAGCTGTATCGAATATAGAATTATATTATGCCTTAGGTGGAGGCTGGAAATAA
- a CDS encoding LytTR family DNA-binding domain-containing protein, with product MKVLIIEDESLNVSRLKRILADISDEIEVVGVTTSVKESANWLDNNPHPDVILMDIRLEDGISFDIFNLVVVKSPIIFTTSYDEYAIRAFKVNSLDYLLKPIDKKELEDALKKVRVNVDEEVKAVDKIKDLLKQLGQQTNTYRKRFLVRKYKGQASLNVEEVDFIFSENKISYLFTKEHSKHVVNQTLEDISKELDPNFFFRVNRQYILSVDSILTFHESVNGKLRVILQRDPAREVIVSREKASMFKTWLDG from the coding sequence ATGAAAGTTCTGATAATTGAGGATGAGAGTCTGAATGTTTCGCGGTTAAAGAGAATACTTGCTGACATTTCAGATGAAATTGAAGTGGTTGGAGTTACAACCAGTGTGAAAGAAAGTGCAAACTGGCTGGATAACAATCCTCATCCTGATGTAATCCTCATGGATATACGATTGGAAGATGGAATTAGTTTTGATATATTCAACTTAGTAGTAGTGAAGAGTCCTATTATTTTTACGACCAGTTATGATGAATATGCCATAAGGGCATTTAAAGTCAATAGCCTTGATTATCTGCTAAAACCAATTGATAAAAAGGAATTAGAAGATGCACTGAAAAAGGTTCGTGTTAATGTTGATGAGGAAGTCAAAGCAGTTGATAAGATTAAAGACTTGCTTAAACAGCTTGGGCAACAAACCAATACATATCGCAAACGGTTCTTGGTTAGAAAATACAAGGGGCAGGCTTCTCTTAATGTGGAAGAGGTAGATTTTATCTTTTCAGAAAACAAAATTAGTTATCTGTTCACTAAAGAACATTCCAAGCATGTTGTTAATCAGACTTTAGAAGATATTTCGAAAGAACTGGATCCAAACTTTTTCTTTAGAGTGAATCGACAGTATATTCTTAGTGTGGATAGCATACTAACTTTTCACGAAAGTGTGAATGGTAAACTTCGGGTTATATTACAAAGGGATCCAGCCAGAGAAGTAATAGTCAGCAGAGAAAAGGCTTCTATGTTTAAAACATGGTTAGATGGGTAA
- a CDS encoding IS1634 family transposase has protein sequence MFVRRKGNKRGTISVQAIDKSGGQYKVVKSFGVGRTEVEIARLEELARQFVREKAGLARGLFEDEDELRLESFISCLANAQLRIIGPELIFGTLYDRIGYSRIESEIFRHLVITRLFNPGSKLKTIDYLYRYQGVSYNISKIYRFLDNLCYRKEQQDAKNKSGGQDIKTLVEHISFEHTKALFGGSISVVFYDMTTLYFESSDEDDLRKTGFSKDGKHQCPQIFLGLLVSFGGNPIGYEIFEGNTYEGNTFIPLIKRMQDKYELGKPIIVADSGLLSKQNIQAFLDDGYEFILGARPKNESDGVRKQILDMDLAHGEVKIINKKDNIRLIISKSQNRAKKDEFNRKRGLGRLQKRVNDGKLTKSNINNKGYNKYLKMEGEVKISIDMDKYNADAAWDGIKGYVTNTKLGKNEVIACYRNLWFIERAFRMNKTDLEVRPIYHRLHNRIEGHICICFTAYTIMLELERILKKNKSAIALLRAQELTFNMYQLIYQLPKSKTNKTKILQMDKEQKELYDMLVNDKGKSTENF, from the coding sequence ATGTTTGTTCGTAGAAAGGGCAATAAGCGGGGCACGATAAGTGTTCAAGCCATCGACAAGAGTGGTGGACAGTACAAGGTTGTCAAAAGTTTCGGGGTAGGTCGCACAGAAGTGGAGATAGCCCGCCTGGAAGAATTGGCACGCCAGTTCGTCAGGGAAAAGGCCGGTTTAGCCCGCGGGCTCTTTGAAGATGAAGATGAGCTCAGACTGGAGTCATTTATCTCCTGCTTAGCGAACGCACAATTGAGAATCATTGGCCCCGAGCTGATATTCGGCACACTTTACGACCGGATTGGTTATAGTCGGATCGAAAGTGAAATATTTCGCCATCTGGTAATTACCCGCCTGTTTAATCCGGGCAGCAAACTCAAGACCATCGACTATCTTTACCGCTACCAAGGTGTGAGTTACAATATCTCTAAAATTTATCGATTTCTGGATAATCTCTGTTACCGTAAGGAACAGCAGGATGCAAAAAATAAGAGTGGCGGCCAAGATATAAAAACCTTAGTGGAGCATATTTCTTTCGAGCATACCAAAGCACTTTTTGGGGGTTCTATCAGTGTAGTGTTTTACGATATGACCACGCTTTACTTTGAATCAAGTGATGAGGATGATTTGCGCAAGACGGGATTTTCAAAGGACGGAAAGCATCAGTGTCCTCAGATCTTTTTGGGATTACTTGTCAGTTTTGGAGGCAATCCGATTGGTTACGAGATATTCGAGGGAAACACGTATGAAGGCAACACGTTTATACCTTTGATAAAAAGAATGCAAGACAAGTATGAGTTAGGCAAACCTATTATTGTTGCTGACTCCGGCCTATTGTCCAAACAAAATATACAGGCATTCTTGGATGATGGTTATGAGTTTATTCTGGGGGCACGTCCGAAAAATGAATCGGATGGGGTCAGGAAGCAAATACTTGACATGGACTTAGCCCATGGTGAGGTAAAGATCATAAATAAGAAAGACAATATCCGTCTTATCATTTCCAAAAGTCAAAACAGGGCCAAGAAAGACGAGTTTAACCGCAAACGTGGACTTGGCAGGCTACAGAAACGTGTGAATGATGGTAAATTGACTAAATCGAACATCAACAACAAAGGGTATAACAAGTACCTGAAGATGGAGGGTGAAGTGAAGATATCCATCGACATGGACAAATACAACGCAGATGCAGCCTGGGATGGCATCAAGGGGTATGTCACTAACACCAAACTCGGCAAGAATGAAGTCATCGCCTGCTATAGAAATTTGTGGTTTATAGAGCGTGCGTTTCGGATGAATAAAACTGATTTGGAGGTGCGGCCCATTTATCATAGACTTCACAACCGAATAGAAGGACATATTTGTATCTGTTTTACCGCATATACGATCATGCTGGAACTCGAACGGATTCTAAAAAAGAACAAATCCGCTATAGCACTATTACGAGCACAAGAACTTACATTCAATATGTACCAATTGATTTATCAGTTACCTAAAAGCAAAACAAACAAAACGAAGATATTACAGATGGACAAAGAGCAGAAAGAGCTATACGATATGCTGGTCAATGATAAGGGAAAATCAACCGAAAACTTTTAG